In Poecilia reticulata strain Guanapo linkage group LG1, Guppy_female_1.0+MT, whole genome shotgun sequence, one genomic interval encodes:
- the s1pr5b gene encoding sphingosine 1-phosphate receptor 5b, translating to MSASCSDLEGANPSTTMASTSSPSSYAGYFEFFWDYHNKSVICKHYNYTGKLKNRQDLKPESIVFLVVCLLIILENAVVLIAIWKNKKFHLPMYYLLGNLTLSDLLAGVTYMANILMSGHNTLKLTPLLWFLREGGVFITLAASIISLLAIAIERHVTMVTMRPYHGAKRGRMIALIGGSWALSAFLGILPILGWNCIHRLDQCSTVLPLYAKSYILFSVSVFSTVLLSIVVLYARVFRIVRTNTRRQRLSLKSSMRNSLARVTQKYIALLKTVTIVVGVFIACWLPLFILLLLDFFCPTGQCQMLKKADYFLGVAILNSFLNPIIYTLTSKDMRRAILRLLCQSCLMTKDGQVKKIGMPFIECSFSKTEVPSQKLDHGLDTTISSGNAITSPSTIKSLYPKLFKS from the coding sequence ATGAGTGCGTCATGTTCTGACCTTGAAGGTGCTAACCCCTCCACAACGATGGCCTCCACCTCCTCACCTTCCTCTTATGCCGGCTACTTTGAGTTCTTCTGGGATTATCACAATAAGTCTGTCATTTGTAAGCATTACAACTACACTGGCAAGCTCAAGAATCGTCAGGATTTGAAACCTGAGAGCATTGTATTTCTGGTGGTGTGTCTCCTCATCATCCTGGAGAATGCAGTGGTGCTCATTGCCATTTGGAAGAACAAGAAGTTCCACCTGCCCATGTACTACCTGCTGGGAAACTTGACTCTGTCAGACCTGCTGGCGGGTGTCACCTATATGGCCAACATCCTGATGTCAGGACACAATACTTTGAAACTGACACCGTTGCTATGGTTCCTCAGAGAAGGAGGGGTCTTCATCACTCTGGCCGCGTCCATCATTAGCCTGCTGGCCATTGCAATTGAGCGTCACGTCACCATGGTGACAATGCGTCCATACCACGGTGCAAAACGGGGTCGGATGATTGCACTGATTGGTGGAAGTTGGGCCCTGTCAGCATTTCTGGGGATTCTCCCTATTTTGGGATGGAACTGCATACACAGATTGGACCAATGTTCAACAGTGCTCCCACTTTACGCCAAAAGCTACATCCTGTTCAGTGTGTCTGTATTCAGCACGGTGCTTTTGTCCATTGTGGTCCTCTATGCTCGGGTTTTCCGTATTGTCCGCACCAACACAAGGCGGCAGCGGCTGAGCCTGAAATCCAGCATGAGAAACAGCCTCGCCAGGGTTACGCAGAAGTACATCGCCCTCCTCAAGACTGTCACCATTGTGGTGGGAGTCTTCATTGCTTGTTGGCTGCCCCTCTTCATTCTCCTTCTCTTGGACTTTTTCTGCCCCACGGGCCAGTGCCAGATGCTCAAAAAGGCAGACTACTTCCTGGGAGTAGCCATCCTCAATTCATTCCTCAACCCAATCATCTATACTTTGACCAGCAAGGACATGAGGAGAGCCATTCTGAGGCTACTCTGTCAGTCGTGTCTGATGACCAAAGATGGACAGGTCAAGAAGATTGGGATGCCATTTATTGAGTGCAGTTTCAGTAAAACTGAGGTGCCTTCTCAAAAACTGGACCATGGACTGGATACAACCATTTCCTCGGGGAATGCAATAACTTCTCCATCCACAATTAAATCTCTTTATCCTAAACTTTTTAAGTCATAA